In Silvanigrella aquatica, one genomic interval encodes:
- the trbB gene encoding P-type conjugative transfer ATPase TrbB, whose protein sequence is MDNSSLHKIENWERLKFDLGEAILFYLQDDNVVEIMVNPDSTIWIEKHGGILENIGKISPDKTMMIINTVAYSLNTIVDSNNPDISAEFPIDGSRFQGAIPPIVEAPSFSIRKKAIQIYTLNDYVESNTLSINQRNIISEICKSRKNILIVGATASGKTTFANAIIKEISELDPDCRMGIIEDTRELQCEIKNKIDLKTSDKRDMNALLKIMMRFRPNRICVGEVRGFEAYALLMAWNSGHGGGIATVHANNARAGIKKIEQILTAHNINPVPAIIAEAINYIISIQKTDQGRKINEIVEICHEGKEYVFKDIN, encoded by the coding sequence ATGGACAATAGTAGTCTACATAAAATAGAAAATTGGGAAAGATTAAAGTTTGATCTTGGTGAAGCAATTTTATTTTATTTACAAGACGACAATGTAGTTGAAATCATGGTGAATCCAGATTCAACAATATGGATAGAAAAGCATGGTGGAATATTAGAAAACATTGGTAAAATATCACCAGATAAAACAATGATGATAATTAATACTGTAGCGTATTCTTTAAATACAATTGTAGATTCTAATAATCCAGACATAAGTGCAGAATTTCCAATTGATGGTTCACGTTTTCAAGGTGCAATACCACCCATTGTTGAAGCTCCAAGTTTTTCAATTAGAAAAAAAGCAATACAAATATATACATTAAATGATTATGTAGAATCTAATACGCTATCAATTAATCAAAGAAATATTATATCAGAAATATGTAAAAGCAGAAAAAATATATTAATAGTAGGCGCAACAGCTTCAGGAAAAACTACATTTGCAAATGCAATAATTAAAGAAATATCAGAATTAGATCCAGATTGTAGAATGGGAATAATTGAAGATACCAGAGAATTGCAATGCGAGATAAAAAATAAAATAGATCTAAAAACATCTGATAAACGTGACATGAATGCTCTATTAAAAATCATGATGAGATTTAGGCCAAATAGAATTTGTGTTGGAGAAGTTAGGGGATTTGAAGCTTATGCACTTTTAATGGCTTGGAATTCAGGTCATGGCGGTGGGATTGCGACAGTACATGCAAATAATGCAAGAGCAGGAATAAAAAAAATAGAACAAATATTAACAGCACACAATATCAATCCAGTTCCTGCAATAATAGCAGAGGCAATTAATTATATTATTAGCATTCAAAAAACAGATCAAGGGAGGAAAATAAATGAAATAGTAGAAATTTGTCACGAAGGGAAAGAATATGTATTTAAAGATATTAACTGA